From Aminivibrio sp., the proteins below share one genomic window:
- a CDS encoding ferritin family protein — translation MSVALSSADVFGAAILLEEKGARFYSEAATRFSGEGEKLLSGLASMEQVHALRFRKIQDGLPSAEPGEMTEEKDDYLRMLTGDRIFTPEAEMEKRDTYGDILEKAITVEKNSVFFYTAVKDTLAQKMDVEAVDLLIREEIGHFQSLTDALQRWRERKGEV, via the coding sequence ATGAGCGTTGCGCTTTCATCGGCTGACGTATTCGGCGCGGCTATCCTCCTGGAGGAGAAGGGAGCCCGGTTTTATTCCGAAGCGGCCACCCGGTTTTCGGGGGAAGGGGAAAAACTGCTCTCGGGACTGGCGTCCATGGAACAGGTTCATGCCCTGCGCTTCCGGAAAATCCAGGACGGTCTGCCCTCCGCCGAACCCGGAGAGATGACGGAGGAAAAGGACGACTATCTCCGGATGCTGACAGGGGACCGTATCTTCACCCCGGAAGCGGAGATGGAGAAACGGGACACCTACGGCGACATCCTTGAAAAGGCCATCACTGTGGAAAAGAACTCCGTCTTTTTCTACACGGCGGTGAAGGATACCCTGGCGCAGAAAATGGACGTCGAGGCGGTGGATCTCCTGATCAGGGAGGAGATCGGCCATTTCCAGTCTCTCACCGATGCCCTCCAGAGGTGGCGGGAGCGAAAGGGAGAGGTCTAG
- a CDS encoding (2Fe-2S) ferredoxin domain-containing protein, with translation MTQMKIRNLDDLRKLRESSRDLSSARSGGETMIIVGMGTCGIAAGARDVLSEVMAELARRNIDNVAVQTTGCIGMCQDEPLLDVIRGGQRVTYGRVKPEDVPTIIAEHVVNGRVVEKLAIGRAD, from the coding sequence ATGACGCAAATGAAAATCAGGAATCTCGACGATCTGAGAAAACTGAGGGAATCGTCCCGGGACCTTTCGTCCGCCAGGTCCGGCGGAGAAACGATGATTATCGTGGGCATGGGTACCTGCGGCATCGCCGCCGGGGCCAGAGACGTCCTCTCCGAGGTGATGGCGGAGCTGGCCAGGAGGAACATCGACAACGTGGCGGTCCAGACCACCGGATGCATCGGCATGTGCCAGGACGAACCCCTGCTCGACGTGATCCGGGGAGGGCAGAGGGTGACCTACGGCCGGGTGAAGCCGGAAGATGTTCCCACCATCATAGCGGAGCACGTGGTGAACGGCCGGGTCGTGGAGAAGCTCGCCATCGGCCGGGCCGACTAG
- a CDS encoding molybdopterin-binding protein: MAKISYVHVESALGMALSHDMTQIDVKTGYKGARFKKGHILRQEDVRLLKSMGKESISVLELDEGDVHEDDAASRLAERLSGEGISSEAPEEGKVALSALWNGLLVYDEESIHRINEDPDWIVATAANKVPVKKGELVAGVRIVPLVMREEQVRQGEDAVLPLTVFPFVPLKTALVTTGKELAEGRIRDGFAPKLQKKLAGYGATLQWQTVVGDEREEIAAAITAYIEQGAELVIATGGMSVDPDDRTAGAIASVAEEVRFKGVPTVPGAHLMLALRGEAKIVGAPACVVHDEWTSLDPLLNRLFAGLIPTAAEVRRWGVGGMCRKCRECNYPVCVFAAR; this comes from the coding sequence ATGGCAAAAATCAGCTATGTTCACGTGGAAAGCGCGCTCGGCATGGCCCTTTCCCACGATATGACCCAGATCGACGTAAAAACCGGATACAAGGGCGCCCGGTTCAAAAAAGGGCATATTCTCCGGCAGGAGGACGTTCGCCTGCTGAAGTCCATGGGGAAGGAGTCCATCTCCGTTCTTGAGCTGGACGAAGGAGATGTCCACGAGGACGATGCCGCGTCGAGGCTGGCCGAACGTCTCAGCGGCGAGGGGATATCGTCGGAGGCGCCGGAGGAGGGGAAGGTGGCCCTTTCAGCCCTCTGGAACGGTCTCCTGGTCTACGACGAGGAGAGCATCCACAGGATCAACGAAGACCCTGACTGGATCGTCGCCACGGCGGCGAACAAAGTTCCCGTGAAAAAGGGCGAGCTGGTGGCAGGTGTACGGATTGTCCCCCTCGTCATGAGGGAAGAACAGGTCCGTCAGGGAGAGGACGCCGTCCTGCCCCTGACGGTATTCCCCTTCGTCCCCCTGAAGACAGCCCTGGTCACTACAGGGAAGGAACTGGCCGAGGGGAGAATCCGGGACGGCTTTGCCCCGAAGCTCCAGAAGAAGCTGGCAGGGTACGGGGCAACTCTTCAGTGGCAGACGGTGGTGGGGGACGAAAGAGAAGAGATCGCCGCCGCAATCACGGCCTACATTGAACAGGGAGCAGAGTTGGTGATCGCCACAGGAGGCATGAGCGTGGACCCGGACGACCGGACCGCCGGGGCCATCGCCTCGGTGGCGGAAGAAGTCCGGTTCAAAGGTGTTCCCACAGTCCCGGGCGCCCATCTCATGCTCGCCCTGAGGGGCGAGGCAAAGATCGTGGGAGCCCCTGCCTGCGTGGTCCACGACGAGTGGACAAGCCTCGACCCCCTGCTGAACCGCCTCTTCGCGGGCCTCATTCCGACGGCCGCGGAAGTGCGGCGGTGGGGCGTGGGCGGGATGTGCAGAAAATGCAGGGAGTGTAACTATCCCGTCTGCGTTTTCGCGGCCCGATGA
- a CDS encoding molybdopterin-dependent oxidoreductase has translation MSDITLVIDGVECMAAKGDTILQVARRNDIYIPTLCWMEGLTPIGSCRMCVVEVEGNPKLLTACTTPAENGMKIHTKTEKLKHYRLQILELLFAGRNHFCMFCSQTGDCELQRLAIEHGMDNVRYPFLYEPFHNDATDPNIQMDHNRCILCLRCIRVCAEKVGAHTLDLEKRGWGTNITADLGKMLGESDTCVSCGACAQVCPTGTITLRDFVYRGRRNDCDDQVESICPLCSLGCRIKAYVRTGSVARVEGLSANSPDGGQLCHKGRWGLPKSTERDRLTVPMIRTGSSFREASWEEALDLIASKLEPASKANRAGALLSELSTDEELSVVSSFFRDTMKMEKVDGFYGNLLRGFVKGFQPFADQGIRPFTGAHNILESDAIVVIGANPQEEAPVVASYIRVSTIIERAKLVNLSSGKNPFDGITDGDIRAALPDEMEKVLVSLREAVEGGNEPKDPGVSEAARILREAKKPVFIVGSGLAEHPALVTEALNLAVASKAFFDDGLGVVPMLRGGNCLGALNTVIGESDWLSNGELDFLYVLSTGMVDEDKRSLEAMTRARFVVVHTPFMVHPLVNMADVLLPAPAWFERSGHYCTLEGERRRMNMIVPPKGNLKGLSVIMNELAGKLGLELRPASAAPCENVYEAKSPSAAARIVSLKEVR, from the coding sequence ATGAGTGATATCACGCTCGTCATCGACGGAGTCGAATGCATGGCGGCGAAGGGAGATACCATTCTCCAGGTCGCCAGGAGAAACGACATCTACATTCCGACCCTCTGCTGGATGGAGGGACTGACGCCCATCGGTTCGTGCCGCATGTGCGTCGTGGAGGTTGAGGGGAACCCCAAGCTCCTCACCGCCTGCACCACACCGGCGGAGAACGGAATGAAAATTCATACGAAGACGGAAAAACTGAAACACTACCGCCTGCAGATCCTGGAACTTCTCTTCGCGGGAAGGAACCACTTCTGCATGTTCTGCTCCCAGACGGGGGACTGCGAACTCCAGCGGCTCGCCATCGAGCACGGCATGGACAACGTGCGATACCCCTTCCTGTACGAGCCGTTCCACAACGATGCCACCGACCCGAACATCCAGATGGACCACAACCGGTGCATCCTCTGCCTGAGGTGCATCAGGGTCTGCGCCGAGAAAGTCGGGGCCCATACCCTCGACCTCGAAAAACGGGGATGGGGAACCAACATCACCGCCGATCTCGGGAAGATGCTCGGCGAGAGCGACACCTGCGTTTCCTGCGGCGCCTGCGCCCAGGTCTGTCCCACGGGAACCATCACCCTTCGGGACTTTGTCTACCGGGGACGGCGGAACGACTGCGACGACCAGGTGGAGAGCATCTGTCCGCTCTGCTCCCTTGGGTGCAGGATCAAGGCCTATGTCCGCACGGGAAGCGTAGCGCGGGTTGAGGGCCTCTCGGCGAACAGCCCCGACGGCGGTCAGCTCTGCCACAAGGGGCGCTGGGGACTGCCGAAATCTACCGAACGGGACCGCCTCACTGTTCCCATGATCCGTACCGGTTCTTCCTTCAGGGAGGCTTCCTGGGAGGAGGCGCTGGATCTCATCGCATCGAAGCTCGAGCCGGCATCGAAGGCCAACAGGGCAGGCGCCCTCCTCTCGGAGCTGTCCACCGACGAAGAGCTCTCCGTGGTCTCCTCTTTCTTCAGGGACACCATGAAAATGGAGAAAGTGGACGGATTCTACGGCAATCTGCTCCGCGGATTCGTGAAGGGGTTCCAGCCCTTCGCCGACCAGGGAATACGGCCCTTCACCGGGGCGCACAACATCCTCGAGAGCGACGCCATTGTCGTCATCGGGGCGAACCCCCAGGAGGAGGCCCCGGTGGTGGCGAGCTATATCAGGGTCTCCACCATTATCGAGCGGGCGAAACTTGTCAACCTCTCCTCCGGGAAGAACCCCTTCGACGGGATCACCGACGGGGATATCCGGGCGGCCCTCCCCGACGAAATGGAGAAGGTGCTGGTCTCCTTGAGGGAGGCCGTTGAAGGCGGAAATGAACCGAAGGACCCCGGGGTGAGCGAAGCCGCCAGAATCCTCCGGGAAGCGAAAAAGCCCGTATTCATCGTCGGCTCGGGCCTTGCGGAACATCCCGCCCTCGTCACGGAGGCCCTGAACCTGGCGGTTGCCTCGAAGGCCTTCTTCGACGACGGCCTCGGCGTGGTGCCCATGCTCAGGGGCGGAAACTGCCTGGGGGCCCTCAACACGGTCATCGGCGAGAGCGACTGGCTCAGCAACGGCGAGCTCGATTTCCTCTACGTGCTCTCCACCGGCATGGTGGACGAGGACAAGCGGTCGCTGGAGGCCATGACCAGGGCGCGATTCGTGGTGGTGCACACTCCCTTCATGGTCCATCCCCTGGTGAACATGGCCGACGTGCTCCTTCCCGCCCCGGCATGGTTCGAGCGAAGCGGGCACTACTGCACCCTGGAGGGAGAGCGGCGCAGAATGAACATGATCGTGCCTCCCAAGGGCAACCTGAAGGGTTTGTCCGTTATCATGAATGAGCTGGCCGGCAAGCTCGGACTTGAACTCCGGCCCGCTTCGGCCGCTCCCTGCGAAAACGTCTACGAGGCGAAGTCCCCGTCCGCTGCGGCCAGGATCGTCTCGCTGAAGGAGGTACGATGA
- the nuoF gene encoding NADH-quinone oxidoreductase subunit NuoF, translating into MYRSHVLICGGTGCVSSGARDVTESFRNAIRDRGLSDEVLVVPTGCHGMCEMGPIVVVYPEGTFYCRVQKSDVAEIVEEHIYKGRPVQRLMYSGSEDMPSIPRYKDIPFYGKQHRIALGNCGYINPDNIEEYIARGGYEALGKALSSMTPAQVIDEVKASGLRGRGGGGFPTGLKWSFCASAKGDKKYVICNADEGDPGAFMDRSILEGDPHCVIEGMMLGAYAMGADEGYIYCRAEYPLAIQRLKTAMAQAENYGLLGENIMGSGFSFTLHVKEGAGAFVCGEETALMASIEGRRGMPRPRPPFPANSGLWGCPTNINNVETWANVPPILRNGGAWYASKGTDKSKGTKVFALTGKIKHTGLVEVPMGITLREIIFDIGGGILDDKKFKAVQIGGPSGGCLTEEHLDTPVSYESLTALGAIMGSGGLVVMDETTCMVDVAKFFLEFTQKESCGKCVPCREGTKHMLLLLEKITKGKGTMEDLDTLEGLAHMVKDMSLCGLGQTAPNPVLTTLRYFRDEYVAHIRDRKCPAGACAALLEYRIIREACKKCGICARNCPVKCIPGDRNSGYHIETDRCIRCGTCFEKCPFGAIEKK; encoded by the coding sequence ATCTATCGTTCCCATGTCCTAATCTGCGGAGGCACGGGATGCGTCTCGAGCGGAGCCCGGGACGTGACGGAGTCTTTCAGGAACGCCATCAGGGACAGGGGACTCTCCGACGAAGTGCTCGTGGTGCCCACGGGATGCCATGGGATGTGCGAAATGGGGCCCATCGTGGTGGTCTATCCCGAGGGGACCTTCTACTGCCGGGTCCAGAAATCGGACGTGGCGGAGATCGTGGAGGAGCACATCTACAAGGGACGCCCGGTGCAGCGGCTCATGTACTCAGGCTCCGAGGATATGCCCTCCATCCCCCGCTACAAGGATATTCCATTCTACGGCAAGCAGCACCGCATCGCCCTGGGGAACTGCGGCTACATCAACCCGGACAACATAGAGGAATACATCGCCCGGGGGGGCTACGAGGCCCTCGGGAAAGCCCTTTCTTCCATGACGCCAGCCCAGGTGATCGACGAAGTGAAGGCCTCCGGCCTCCGGGGGCGGGGCGGCGGCGGATTCCCCACGGGACTGAAGTGGAGCTTCTGCGCCTCCGCCAAAGGCGATAAAAAGTACGTCATCTGCAACGCCGACGAAGGAGACCCCGGGGCCTTCATGGACCGGTCCATCCTCGAGGGCGACCCCCACTGCGTCATCGAGGGCATGATGCTCGGCGCTTATGCCATGGGTGCCGACGAAGGCTACATCTACTGCCGGGCGGAGTATCCCCTGGCCATCCAGCGGCTGAAGACGGCCATGGCCCAGGCTGAAAATTACGGCCTTCTGGGGGAGAACATTATGGGAAGCGGCTTCTCCTTCACCCTTCACGTCAAGGAAGGGGCGGGAGCCTTCGTCTGCGGCGAGGAGACGGCCCTCATGGCCTCCATCGAGGGCCGGAGGGGAATGCCCCGCCCGCGGCCTCCGTTCCCGGCCAATTCCGGCCTCTGGGGGTGCCCCACGAATATCAACAACGTGGAAACATGGGCCAACGTTCCCCCGATCCTCAGAAACGGCGGAGCATGGTACGCCTCCAAGGGAACGGACAAATCCAAGGGGACGAAAGTCTTCGCCCTCACGGGAAAGATCAAGCACACCGGTCTCGTGGAAGTGCCCATGGGTATCACCCTCCGGGAGATCATCTTCGACATCGGCGGCGGCATACTGGATGACAAAAAGTTCAAGGCGGTCCAGATCGGCGGTCCCAGCGGAGGATGCCTCACCGAGGAACACCTGGATACGCCGGTGAGCTACGAAAGCCTCACCGCCCTGGGGGCCATCATGGGGTCCGGCGGCCTCGTGGTCATGGACGAGACCACCTGCATGGTGGACGTGGCCAAGTTCTTCCTTGAGTTCACCCAGAAAGAATCCTGCGGCAAGTGCGTTCCATGCCGGGAAGGCACCAAGCACATGCTGCTGCTCCTCGAGAAGATCACCAAGGGGAAGGGGACCATGGAGGACCTGGACACCCTCGAGGGGCTCGCCCACATGGTGAAGGACATGTCCCTCTGCGGCCTGGGCCAGACGGCTCCCAACCCGGTGCTCACCACGCTCCGGTACTTCCGGGACGAGTACGTTGCCCATATCCGGGATCGAAAGTGCCCTGCCGGAGCCTGCGCGGCCCTGCTGGAATACAGGATCATCCGGGAGGCATGCAAAAAGTGCGGTATCTGCGCCAGGAATTGTCCCGTCAAGTGTATCCCGGGCGACCGGAACTCCGGGTACCACATTGAGACCGACCGGTGCATCCGTTGCGGCACCTGCTTCGAGAAGTGCCCCTTCGGCGCTATCGAGAAGAAGTAG
- a CDS encoding Ni/Fe hydrogenase subunit alpha codes for MENTKKNTIVVNPVTRIEGHGKITVDLTDDGAVDRARFHVTQYRGFEIFSKGRDFREMPVITPRICGICPVSHHLASAKACDAILGVTITPTAAKLREVMHMGQFIQSHALSFFHLSSPDLLFGFDADPAIRNVAGLAQEYPDLAMAGIGMRKYGQEIIKTLGGKKIHPWHSIPGGVNRSLRPEERDGMLAALPKLKEDLRKALDLVKNYLAENAELAARFATIETSYLGLVKDGNLELYDGRIRLKSPRGRITDEFDDSEYCTHIGEHVEEWSYLKFPFYRPLGFPQGSYRVGPLGRINACDDISTPEASAELAAFRKSTDDGMVHYTLYYHYARLIEILYSMERLEELLNDPDVLGSDLRITGNVTNREGIGVVEAPRGTLIHHYMVDDKGAIERVNLIVATGHNNYAMNRGVEQVARDYITGPDVKEGALNRMEHVIRCYDPCLSCSTHAVGKMPLKLEVRNSRGDVVRTVIKE; via the coding sequence ATGGAAAATACGAAGAAAAACACCATTGTGGTGAATCCTGTCACCCGCATCGAAGGCCACGGCAAAATCACAGTGGATTTGACGGACGACGGCGCTGTCGACAGGGCCCGCTTCCACGTGACCCAGTACAGGGGGTTCGAGATCTTCTCGAAGGGCAGGGATTTCCGGGAAATGCCGGTGATCACCCCCCGCATCTGCGGTATCTGCCCCGTGAGCCATCACCTCGCCTCCGCCAAGGCCTGCGACGCCATTCTCGGCGTGACCATCACGCCCACGGCGGCAAAACTCCGGGAGGTTATGCACATGGGGCAGTTCATCCAGTCTCATGCCCTCTCCTTCTTCCACCTGTCCAGTCCGGACCTGCTCTTCGGGTTCGACGCGGACCCCGCCATCCGGAACGTTGCCGGACTGGCCCAGGAATACCCCGATCTCGCCATGGCGGGCATCGGCATGAGAAAGTACGGCCAGGAGATCATAAAGACCCTGGGCGGCAAGAAGATCCACCCGTGGCACAGCATCCCCGGAGGGGTGAACCGCAGCCTCCGGCCGGAGGAGAGGGACGGCATGCTCGCCGCCCTGCCGAAGCTGAAGGAAGACCTCCGGAAGGCCCTCGACCTGGTGAAGAACTACCTGGCGGAGAACGCGGAACTGGCCGCCCGGTTCGCCACCATCGAGACGTCCTATCTGGGCCTCGTGAAGGACGGGAACCTGGAGCTCTACGACGGCCGCATCAGGCTCAAGAGCCCCCGGGGACGGATCACCGACGAGTTCGACGACAGCGAGTACTGTACCCATATCGGAGAACACGTGGAAGAGTGGAGCTACCTGAAGTTCCCCTTTTACAGGCCTCTGGGCTTCCCCCAGGGATCCTACCGGGTGGGACCCCTGGGACGAATCAACGCCTGCGACGACATCTCCACACCGGAGGCATCGGCTGAGCTGGCGGCTTTCAGGAAGTCCACCGACGACGGCATGGTCCATTACACCCTCTACTACCACTATGCCAGGCTCATCGAGATACTCTATTCCATGGAGCGCCTCGAGGAGCTCCTGAACGACCCGGACGTCCTCGGCAGCGATCTGAGGATCACCGGGAACGTCACGAACCGGGAGGGCATCGGCGTGGTGGAAGCCCCCCGGGGAACCCTCATTCACCACTACATGGTGGACGACAAGGGAGCCATCGAACGGGTGAACCTCATCGTGGCCACGGGACACAACAACTATGCCATGAACCGCGGCGTGGAGCAGGTGGCCAGGGACTACATCACCGGTCCCGACGTGAAGGAAGGGGCGCTGAACCGCATGGAGCATGTGATCCGTTGCTACGATCCGTGCCTCTCCTGCTCTACCCACGCCGTCGGGAAGATGCCCCTGAAGCTCGAAGTGCGGAACAGCCGCGGCGACGTGGTGAGGACGGTCATAAAGGAGTGA
- a CDS encoding NADP oxidoreductase, translating to MAKPKLASVWLEACAGCHMSFLDIDERIVDLLGKVELTATPITDIKIFPEVEVGVIEGALGNEEELHLAKELRERCKILIAWGDCAVFGGINCMRNFMPAEQVLKEGYVDTASTVNPDGVLPRQDLPALLPQAIPVDRAVKVDVYVPGCPPDADTIYYVFSEILEGRIPTVPTDIMRYD from the coding sequence ATGGCGAAGCCGAAACTAGCGTCCGTCTGGCTTGAAGCCTGCGCGGGCTGCCATATGTCCTTTCTCGACATCGATGAACGGATAGTGGATCTCCTCGGCAAGGTGGAGCTCACCGCCACGCCCATCACCGATATCAAGATCTTTCCCGAGGTTGAGGTGGGGGTCATCGAGGGCGCCCTCGGCAACGAGGAAGAACTTCATCTCGCGAAGGAGCTGAGGGAGCGGTGCAAGATCCTCATCGCCTGGGGAGACTGCGCCGTCTTCGGCGGAATCAACTGCATGCGGAATTTTATGCCTGCCGAGCAGGTGCTCAAGGAAGGCTACGTGGACACAGCCAGCACGGTGAACCCCGACGGCGTACTTCCCCGGCAGGATCTCCCGGCGCTTCTGCCCCAGGCGATCCCCGTGGACCGGGCCGTGAAGGTGGATGTCTACGTTCCCGGCTGCCCGCCCGACGCGGACACCATCTATTACGTCTTCAGCGAGATACTGGAGGGACGAATTCCCACCGTTCCCACCGATATCATGCGCTACGACTAG
- the nuoE gene encoding NADH-quinone oxidoreductase subunit NuoE, translated as MAFSVEEIREKTRKIVEPWRNGKGGLIPILQAVQEQVGYLPTDALDTISRELKIPSSEIYGVATFYAQFHLKPRGRHVVRVCRGTACHVRGSLKILDSVKEITGVEENQTTEDLRFTIEPVACLGACGLAPVMMIDTQTFGRLTPDMVKGILDKFE; from the coding sequence ATGGCTTTCAGCGTTGAAGAGATCCGCGAAAAGACCAGGAAAATCGTCGAGCCCTGGCGAAACGGCAAGGGAGGACTTATTCCCATATTGCAGGCCGTTCAGGAACAGGTGGGGTATCTTCCGACGGATGCCCTGGATACTATTTCCAGGGAACTGAAAATACCTTCCTCGGAAATCTACGGGGTAGCCACGTTTTACGCCCAGTTTCATCTCAAGCCCAGAGGGCGTCATGTGGTGCGGGTCTGCCGGGGAACAGCCTGTCATGTCCGGGGGAGCCTGAAGATACTGGACAGCGTGAAGGAAATTACGGGTGTGGAGGAGAATCAGACCACCGAGGACCTGCGGTTCACCATAGAGCCGGTGGCCTGTCTCGGCGCATGTGGTCTCGCGCCGGTGATGATGATCGACACCCAGACGTTCGGCCGCCTGACTCCCGACATGGTGAAGGGCATCCTCGACAAGTTCGAGTAG
- a CDS encoding LysM domain-containing protein, with protein sequence MKLFLLVMILLSAPGAEGAEQPFFVHEAAPGETLAAIAGRYGALPGDIASANGLAGEEKLPPPGTVMLIPGSPEYVLTTLYEAKRRGLGGRPKPRYGGEFLASPALTPSGGQAIDLKVPPPAEEKRTETAAKTGEAAGEGTREGKYRGNIRSRQGTPSTGSRKTRAFPLHALWKQTA encoded by the coding sequence ATGAAACTCTTTCTTCTCGTCATGATATTGCTGTCCGCTCCCGGGGCGGAGGGCGCGGAACAGCCCTTTTTTGTCCATGAGGCAGCACCGGGTGAAACCCTTGCGGCCATCGCGGGCCGGTACGGCGCCTTGCCGGGGGACATCGCCTCGGCCAACGGACTGGCCGGGGAGGAAAAACTGCCTCCCCCCGGAACGGTCATGCTCATTCCAGGATCGCCGGAGTACGTGCTCACCACCCTCTACGAGGCAAAGCGGAGGGGTCTCGGCGGCCGGCCAAAACCCCGATACGGCGGTGAATTCCTTGCCTCCCCGGCACTCACCCCTTCCGGGGGGCAGGCAATAGACCTGAAGGTTCCTCCCCCCGCTGAAGAAAAGAGGACAGAAACCGCGGCGAAAACCGGGGAAGCGGCAGGCGAGGGAACCCGGGAGGGGAAATATAGGGGAAATATACGGTCACGTCAGGGGACACCCTCTACCGGATCGCGAAAAACGCGGGCATTCCCCTTGCACGCCTTATGGAAGCAAACGGCCTGA
- a CDS encoding murein hydrolase activator EnvC, with protein MPLARLMEANGLNEDSVIRAGDVLALPRAKTPAENSGQTRQKEAAPPSAAQTGFHPLWPLRTEAAGKRTARGSGLFEAAAPGTAVYAPASGTVLHSGWMKEYGNAVFIRHGDEFATFCGGLGIFYVIPGQSVTPETKIGLVGEGADPGLTFHLLRKGKTVDPAPFLVTPTGK; from the coding sequence ATTCCCCTTGCACGCCTTATGGAAGCAAACGGCCTGAACGAAGACTCCGTCATCCGGGCCGGGGACGTTCTGGCCCTTCCGCGGGCAAAGACCCCGGCGGAAAACTCCGGGCAGACCAGACAGAAGGAGGCCGCTCCTCCCTCTGCGGCGCAAACCGGCTTCCATCCCCTATGGCCCCTCCGCACCGAGGCAGCGGGGAAGAGAACCGCCCGGGGATCCGGCCTTTTCGAGGCCGCGGCTCCGGGAACGGCGGTCTATGCTCCCGCCTCGGGGACGGTCCTCCACAGCGGCTGGATGAAGGAATACGGCAACGCCGTCTTCATCCGCCACGGCGACGAATTTGCCACTTTCTGCGGCGGCCTGGGGATTTTCTACGTGATCCCCGGGCAGTCCGTAACACCGGAGACAAAGATAGGGCTTGTGGGGGAGGGTGCCGATCCGGGGCTGACGTTCCACCTGCTCCGGAAAGGGAAAACGGTGGACCCGGCCCCCTTTCTGGTCACACCAACAGGGAAGTAA
- a CDS encoding acyl-ACP thioesterase domain-containing protein, with translation MFEASYSIPYAGIGPDGRMKLPVLLDILQDMADRDTHRMAMTVSDLLPKGVSWVMRRYRVTVERYPEYGSTLTVKTWHEPRRNLHSLRAFSVTDEKGPVASAETSWILIDLERGRPLRLDRHTTPRYVEESRPVTVEFPDLPSTEDWEDERPFSVRRWDLDRNNHVNNAVYFSWAAEAVPEETAKDCSLVRVDAEYLRPTEGRGNILVRTARHESSEAEMSYIHSIVGPEGDEKARFLTLWKKTPF, from the coding sequence ATGTTCGAAGCGTCCTATTCCATTCCTTACGCCGGCATAGGCCCCGACGGCCGCATGAAGCTCCCGGTGCTGCTCGACATCCTCCAGGACATGGCGGACCGAGACACCCACCGCATGGCCATGACCGTGTCGGACCTGCTCCCGAAGGGAGTGAGCTGGGTTATGCGAAGGTACCGGGTCACCGTGGAGCGGTACCCGGAGTACGGAAGCACCCTTACGGTGAAGACCTGGCACGAACCCCGGAGAAATCTCCATTCCCTCCGGGCCTTTTCGGTGACCGATGAAAAAGGACCGGTGGCCTCGGCGGAAACGAGCTGGATCCTCATCGACCTGGAGCGGGGGCGCCCTCTCAGGCTTGACCGCCACACCACCCCCCGCTACGTGGAGGAGAGCCGCCCGGTGACGGTGGAATTTCCGGATCTGCCTTCCACGGAAGACTGGGAGGACGAGCGCCCCTTTTCCGTCCGCCGGTGGGACCTGGACCGAAACAACCACGTGAACAACGCGGTCTACTTTTCCTGGGCCGCCGAGGCGGTGCCCGAGGAGACCGCGAAAGACTGTTCCCTCGTGCGGGTTGACGCCGAATACCTCCGGCCAACGGAGGGTCGGGGGAACATCCTGGTCCGGACTGCCCGGCATGAATCATCAGAAGCGGAAATGTCCTACATTCATTCCATCGTCGGCCCCGAGGGAGACGAGAAGGCCCGGTTCCTCACCCTGTGGAAAAAGACTCCCTTTTGA
- a CDS encoding hydrogenase maturation protease — protein MRALVCGCGNPFRTDDGVGHLLAPAAAEMIVSLGGEAEVRLEHQLLPEMAEEFGQYDLLVFADARVPGTGSGKGYDIREISPDPAFEGLNIHSVGPEWILALAARIGGKVPRSVLVSVEGESFDFGEGLTAECNERMNSALAAFEEWMRAGKSK, from the coding sequence GTGAGGGCTCTCGTCTGCGGCTGCGGCAACCCCTTCCGGACCGACGACGGTGTGGGGCATCTTCTCGCCCCGGCCGCAGCGGAGATGATCGTCTCCCTTGGCGGAGAGGCGGAGGTCCGGCTGGAGCACCAGCTCCTGCCCGAGATGGCGGAGGAGTTCGGGCAGTATGACCTGCTGGTCTTCGCCGATGCCCGGGTGCCCGGTACAGGGAGCGGGAAGGGATACGACATCCGGGAGATTTCCCCCGACCCGGCCTTCGAGGGACTCAACATCCACTCGGTCGGCCCGGAGTGGATTCTCGCCCTTGCGGCCAGGATAGGAGGAAAAGTGCCCCGGTCGGTGCTCGTCAGCGTGGAGGGGGAATCCTTCGATTTCGGCGAAGGGCTTACCGCCGAATGCAATGAACGGATGAACAGCGCCCTTGCCGCTTTCGAAGAATGGATGAGGGCCGGAAAATCGAAATGA